In Mustela nigripes isolate SB6536 chromosome 10, MUSNIG.SB6536, whole genome shotgun sequence, one DNA window encodes the following:
- the EFNA3 gene encoding ephrin-A3 isoform X1, whose protein sequence is MAAAPLLLLLLLVPVPLLPLLAQGPGGALGNRHAVYWNSSNQHLRREGYTVQVNVNDYLDIYCPHYNSSGVGPGAGPGPGGGAEQYVLYMVSRAGYRTCNASQGFKRWECNRPHAPHSPIKFSEKFQRYSAFSLGYEFHAGQEYYYISTPAHGPHWKCLRMKVFVCCAATPHSGQKPAPTLPPFTMGPHVRINVLEDFEGESPQVPKLEKSISGTSPKREHLPLAVGIAFFLMTLLAS, encoded by the exons ATGGCGGCGGctccgctgctgctgctgctgctgctcgtGCCCGTgccgctgctgccgctgctggcCCAGGGGCCCGGGGGGGCGCTGGGAAACCGGCATGCGGTATACTGGAACAGCTCCAACCAGCA CCTGCGGCGAGAGGGCTACACGGTGCAGGTGAACGTGAACGATTATCTGGATATTTACTGCCCCCACTACAACAGCTCGGGGGTGGGCCCCGGGGCGGGCCCgggccccgggggcggggcggagcaGTACGTGCTGTACATGGTGAGCCGCGCCGGCTACCGCACCTGCAACGCCAGCCAAGGCTTCAAGCGCTGGGAGTGCAACCGCCCGCACGCCCCGCACAGCCCCATCAAGTTCTCGGAGAAGTTCCAGCGCTACAGCGCCTTCTCGCTGGGCTACGAGTTCCACGCCGGCCAGGAGTACTACTACATCT CCACGCCCGCGCACGGCCCGCACTGGAAGTGCCTGAGGATGAAGGTGTTCGTCTGCTGCGCCGCCA CACCGCACTCCGGGCAGAAGCcggcccccaccctccccccgtTCACCATGGGCCCCCATGTGAGGATCAACGTGCTGG AAGACTTTGAGGGAGAGAGTCCGCAGGTGCCCAAGCTTGAGAAGAGCATCAGCGGGACCAGCCCCAAGCGGGAGCACCTGCCCCTGGCGGTGGGCATCGCCTTCTTCCTCATGACGCTCTTGGCTTC
- the EFNA3 gene encoding ephrin-A3 isoform X2 has translation MAAAPLLLLLLLVPVPLLPLLAQGPGGALGNRHAVYWNSSNQHLRREGYTVQVNVNDYLDIYCPHYNSSGVGPGAGPGPGGGAEQYVLYMVSRAGYRTCNASQGFKRWECNRPHAPHSPIKFSEKFQRYSAFSLGYEFHAGQEYYYISTPAHGPHWKCLRMKVFVCCAAKDFEGESPQVPKLEKSISGTSPKREHLPLAVGIAFFLMTLLAS, from the exons ATGGCGGCGGctccgctgctgctgctgctgctgctcgtGCCCGTgccgctgctgccgctgctggcCCAGGGGCCCGGGGGGGCGCTGGGAAACCGGCATGCGGTATACTGGAACAGCTCCAACCAGCA CCTGCGGCGAGAGGGCTACACGGTGCAGGTGAACGTGAACGATTATCTGGATATTTACTGCCCCCACTACAACAGCTCGGGGGTGGGCCCCGGGGCGGGCCCgggccccgggggcggggcggagcaGTACGTGCTGTACATGGTGAGCCGCGCCGGCTACCGCACCTGCAACGCCAGCCAAGGCTTCAAGCGCTGGGAGTGCAACCGCCCGCACGCCCCGCACAGCCCCATCAAGTTCTCGGAGAAGTTCCAGCGCTACAGCGCCTTCTCGCTGGGCTACGAGTTCCACGCCGGCCAGGAGTACTACTACATCT CCACGCCCGCGCACGGCCCGCACTGGAAGTGCCTGAGGATGAAGGTGTTCGTCTGCTGCGCCGCCA AAGACTTTGAGGGAGAGAGTCCGCAGGTGCCCAAGCTTGAGAAGAGCATCAGCGGGACCAGCCCCAAGCGGGAGCACCTGCCCCTGGCGGTGGGCATCGCCTTCTTCCTCATGACGCTCTTGGCTTC